In Streptomyces sp. 840.1, one DNA window encodes the following:
- a CDS encoding LamG domain-containing protein, which produces MRFVARTALVVALLSATVTATPSASAAEHLTPRPPAGAPSAAVTETQPVAAWRLDDRNGSAYAAQWAGIFRGLPGPGVRFGDEGPDGRTPGTAHFDGGYFSYVNTDAGAVDTRQAFTAGVWVRPDDTGRDMTAINQAGISTVPNFSLGTTTDDAGKPAFAFTLPSADGGRTVVTGGTPQAGEWAYLAGVYDPANGTARLYVDGAQAAAGDAAVPEDTVLWNFVMGRDGNDRSKQWEGYLADVRLWDSVIDPAELAELGRRKPRLRAYWPLEGAEDWGDGQPVFPEVNHRAHFLAGGDAHVITDDALAGGGSVSLDGDGDFLESDIPPFDTSRSWAVSAKVRLHGTPDRDMAVLSQIGWQADAFTLRYRAADRTWQAVLAHADEPDATTTRIGAPARGGIQTLLLQYDERAGNVQLWIDGTLAGSAPYAAADAWEAARYLQAGRDSAADGVGAHYLDGDIDEVHTWAGVLSQGEINAL; this is translated from the coding sequence GTGCGATTCGTGGCTCGTACCGCTCTGGTCGTCGCACTGCTGTCGGCGACCGTCACCGCGACCCCCTCGGCGTCGGCCGCCGAGCACCTGACACCCCGGCCACCCGCCGGGGCGCCGTCCGCCGCCGTCACCGAGACCCAGCCGGTGGCCGCCTGGCGGCTCGACGACCGCAACGGCTCGGCGTACGCGGCGCAATGGGCGGGGATCTTCCGGGGCCTGCCCGGCCCCGGCGTCCGCTTCGGGGACGAGGGCCCCGACGGCAGGACGCCGGGCACCGCGCACTTCGACGGGGGCTACTTCAGCTACGTGAACACGGACGCCGGGGCCGTGGATACCCGACAGGCCTTCACCGCCGGCGTATGGGTGCGCCCCGATGACACCGGGCGGGACATGACGGCCATCAACCAGGCCGGTATTTCGACCGTGCCCAACTTCTCCCTCGGCACGACCACCGACGACGCGGGGAAGCCCGCCTTCGCCTTCACGCTGCCGTCGGCCGACGGTGGCCGCACCGTCGTCACCGGCGGTACCCCGCAGGCGGGCGAGTGGGCTTACCTCGCCGGGGTCTACGACCCCGCGAACGGCACCGCGCGGCTCTACGTCGACGGCGCTCAGGCGGCCGCCGGGGACGCGGCGGTGCCCGAGGACACCGTCCTGTGGAACTTCGTGATGGGGCGCGACGGCAACGACCGCTCGAAGCAGTGGGAGGGCTATCTCGCGGACGTCAGGCTGTGGGACTCCGTCATCGATCCGGCCGAGCTCGCCGAGCTCGGCCGCCGCAAGCCGCGGCTCAGGGCCTACTGGCCGCTGGAGGGCGCCGAGGACTGGGGCGACGGGCAGCCGGTTTTCCCCGAAGTGAACCACCGCGCGCACTTCCTGGCCGGCGGCGACGCCCATGTCATCACTGATGACGCGCTGGCGGGAGGCGGCAGCGTCTCGCTGGACGGCGACGGTGACTTCCTCGAAAGCGACATCCCGCCGTTCGACACGTCCAGGAGCTGGGCCGTCTCCGCGAAGGTCCGGCTGCACGGAACTCCCGACCGGGACATGGCCGTGCTCTCGCAGATCGGCTGGCAGGCGGACGCCTTCACCCTCCGCTACCGGGCGGCGGACCGGACCTGGCAGGCCGTCCTCGCCCACGCCGACGAGCCGGACGCCACCACGACGCGGATCGGCGCGCCCGCCCGGGGCGGCATCCAGACGCTGCTGCTGCAGTACGACGAGAGGGCCGGCAACGTCCAGCTCTGGATCGACGGCACCCTCGCCGGCAGTGCGCCGTACGCGGCGGCCGACGCCTGGGAGGCCGCGAGGTACCTCCAGGCAGGCCGGGACTCGGCGGCCGACGGGGTCGGCGCCCACTACCTCGACGGCGACATCGACGAGGTGCACACCTGGGCCGGAGTGCTCTCGCAGGGGGAGATCAACGCGCTCTGA
- a CDS encoding HypC/HybG/HupF family hydrogenase formation chaperone, with translation MCLAVPGRVLSTAEVDGTVMAEVDFGGVRKEVCLQYIPDVTVGEYVIVHVGFAIQRLDEASALDTLANFERLGILAEEFGDGFELAAQQSTSPEGAGR, from the coding sequence ATGTGTCTGGCTGTTCCGGGGCGTGTCCTCAGTACCGCGGAAGTCGACGGCACCGTGATGGCCGAGGTCGACTTCGGCGGCGTGCGCAAGGAGGTCTGCCTCCAGTACATCCCCGATGTGACCGTCGGTGAGTACGTCATCGTGCACGTCGGCTTCGCCATCCAGCGCCTCGACGAGGCCTCCGCCCTGGACACCCTGGCCAACTTCGAACGGCTCGGCATCCTCGCCGAGGAGTTCGGGGACGGCTTCGAACTCGCCGCACAGCAGAGCACGTCACCCGAAGGAGCCGGCCGGTGA
- the hypD gene encoding hydrogenase formation protein HypD, producing the protein MKYLEEFSDPDLAKKLVDQIHAATTRKWAMMEVCGGQTHSIIRHGIDQLLPESVEMIHGPGCPVCVTPLEMIDRALAIAARPGVIFCSFGDMLRVPGSSQDLFSVKSAGGDVRVVYSPLDALKLARENPDREVVFFGIGFETTAPANAMTVYQAKQLGVRNFSLLVSHVLVPPAIAAIMESPACRVQAFLAAGHVCSVMGTAEYPPLAQKYKVPIVVTGFEPLDILEGVRRTVLQLESGRHEMENAYPRAVRDEGNAPAMKMLADVFEVTDRTWRGIGEIPRSGWRLSEKYREFDAEQRFDVTGIHTAESSLCRSGEVLQGLIKPHLCEAFGKECTPRNPLGATMVSSEGACAAYYTHRRLELVDAK; encoded by the coding sequence GTGAAGTACCTCGAAGAGTTCAGCGACCCCGACCTCGCGAAGAAGCTGGTCGACCAGATCCACGCGGCCACCACACGGAAGTGGGCGATGATGGAGGTCTGCGGCGGTCAGACCCACTCGATCATCCGGCACGGCATCGACCAGCTCCTGCCCGAGAGCGTGGAGATGATCCACGGCCCGGGGTGTCCCGTCTGCGTCACCCCGCTGGAGATGATCGACCGCGCGCTGGCGATCGCCGCCCGCCCCGGCGTCATCTTCTGCTCGTTCGGTGACATGCTGCGGGTGCCCGGCAGCAGCCAGGACCTGTTCTCCGTCAAGAGCGCCGGCGGCGACGTGCGCGTCGTGTACTCGCCCCTGGACGCGCTGAAGCTGGCCCGCGAGAACCCGGACCGCGAGGTCGTCTTCTTCGGGATCGGGTTCGAGACCACCGCCCCCGCCAACGCCATGACGGTGTACCAGGCCAAGCAGCTCGGCGTGCGGAACTTCTCGCTGCTGGTGTCCCACGTCCTGGTGCCGCCCGCGATCGCCGCGATCATGGAGTCCCCGGCCTGCCGGGTGCAGGCGTTCCTCGCCGCCGGCCATGTGTGCAGTGTGATGGGAACGGCCGAATACCCGCCGCTGGCGCAGAAGTACAAGGTGCCGATCGTGGTCACCGGCTTCGAACCGCTGGACATCCTCGAAGGCGTCCGCCGGACCGTCCTCCAGCTCGAATCGGGCCGCCACGAGATGGAGAACGCCTACCCCCGGGCGGTGCGCGACGAGGGCAACGCGCCCGCCATGAAGATGCTCGCGGACGTCTTCGAGGTGACGGACCGGACCTGGCGCGGCATCGGGGAGATCCCCCGCAGCGGCTGGCGGCTCTCGGAGAAGTACCGCGAGTTCGACGCGGAGCAGCGCTTCGACGTGACGGGCATCCACACCGCAGAGTCGTCGCTCTGCCGCTCGGGCGAGGTCCTCCAGGGCCTGATCAAGCCTCACCTGTGCGAGGCGTTCGGCAAGGAGTGCACGCCGCGCAACCCGCTCGGCGCGACCATGGTGTCGTCCGAGGGCGCCTGCGCCGCGTACTACACCCACCGCCGCCTGGAACTGGTCGATGCGAAGTGA
- the hypE gene encoding hydrogenase expression/formation protein HypE gives MQDLTDVASGVPGALPGQAGLDFEGWSCPVPLRDVPTVVMGHGGGGAMSGELIEHLFLPAYGAAAATDLGDSAVLSVGAGTRLAFSTDSFVVKPMFFPGGSIGDLAVNGTVNDLAMSGATPLFLSTAFILAEGTELSVLGRIAQAVGRAAEDAGVRLVTGDTKVVERASGDGVYLNTSGIGVVPAGVDINARRARPGDAVLVSGDIGVHGVAVMSCREGLEFGTAVESDTAALHGLVAAMLATGADVHVLRDPTRGGVSASLNEIARASEVGIELVERLLPVPSEVRDACSLLGLDPLQVANEGKLIALVPAEDADRVLAAMRAHPLGRSACSIGSCVPDHAGMVVARTGLGGSRVIGLPIGEQLPRIC, from the coding sequence ATGCAGGACCTGACGGACGTGGCGAGCGGCGTTCCCGGCGCGCTGCCGGGACAGGCCGGGCTGGACTTCGAGGGGTGGTCGTGCCCGGTACCGCTGCGGGACGTCCCGACGGTCGTGATGGGCCACGGCGGCGGCGGCGCGATGTCCGGCGAGCTGATCGAGCACCTGTTCCTGCCCGCGTACGGGGCCGCGGCCGCCACCGACCTCGGAGACTCGGCCGTTCTGTCGGTCGGCGCCGGCACCCGGCTCGCGTTCTCGACGGACTCGTTCGTGGTGAAGCCGATGTTCTTCCCCGGCGGGTCGATCGGTGACCTGGCGGTGAACGGGACGGTGAACGACCTGGCGATGTCCGGTGCGACGCCGCTGTTCCTGTCGACCGCCTTCATCCTGGCGGAGGGCACCGAACTGAGCGTCCTCGGCCGGATCGCGCAGGCCGTGGGCCGGGCCGCCGAGGACGCCGGCGTGCGCCTGGTCACCGGGGACACCAAGGTCGTGGAACGCGCCAGCGGTGACGGTGTCTACCTCAACACCTCGGGCATCGGTGTCGTGCCGGCCGGCGTCGACATCAACGCGCGCCGGGCCCGCCCCGGCGACGCCGTGCTCGTCAGCGGCGACATCGGGGTGCACGGAGTGGCGGTGATGAGCTGCCGCGAGGGCCTGGAGTTCGGTACGGCGGTCGAGAGCGACACGGCCGCGCTGCACGGGCTGGTCGCCGCCATGCTCGCCACGGGGGCCGACGTCCATGTGCTGCGGGACCCCACGCGCGGGGGCGTCTCCGCCTCGCTGAACGAGATCGCCCGCGCCTCGGAGGTGGGCATCGAGCTGGTGGAACGGCTGCTGCCGGTGCCGTCCGAGGTCCGGGACGCGTGCAGTCTGCTCGGGCTCGACCCGCTCCAGGTGGCCAACGAGGGCAAACTGATCGCCCTCGTTCCCGCCGAGGACGCGGACCGGGTACTGGCGGCGATGCGGGCTCATCCGCTGGGGCGGTCCGCGTGCTCGATCGGCAGTTGCGTGCCGGACCACGCGGGGATGGTGGTGGCGCGGACGGGCCTGGGCGGGAGCCGGGTGATCGGGCTGCCGATCGGTGAGCAACTGCCGAGGATCTGCTGA
- a CDS encoding bifunctional GNAT family N-acetyltransferase/acetate--CoA ligase family protein: MEPSVEQSPHHAYPGHWEADVVLRDGGTARIRPITTDDAERLVSFYEQVSPESKYYRFFAPYPRLSAKDVHRFTHHDYVDRVGLAVTVGGEFIATVRYDRIDATGRPASAPADEAEVAFLVQDAHQGRGVASTLLEHIAAVARERGIRRFAAEVLPANNKMIKVFRDAGYTQQRSFEDGSVHLTLDLEPTAESLAVQRAREQRAEARSVQRLLAPGSVAVIGAGRNPGGVGRTVLRNLLGAGYTGRTYAVNSAYAADQATIDGVPAHRSLGGIGEPVDLAVVAVPAERVPEAVADCGEHGVQGLVVLSAGYAEWGAEGRERQRELVRQARSYGMRIIGPNAFGVINNSEAVRLNASLAPERPASGRIGLFTQSGAIGIALLSGLYRRGAGLSTFISAGNRADISGNDFLQYWYEDPDTDVALLYLESLGNPRKFTRLARRTAAVKPVVVVKGARHSGSTPPGHAVPISRIPDATVSALMRQAGVIRVDTVTEMVDAGLLLADQPLPAGGRVAILGNSESLGLLTYDACLAEGLRPRPPRDLTTAATPQDFRDALAEALADEGCDAVIVTAIPWVGEDGEAEQGDGEVLATALHTAAAAGPAKPVAVVHVEIGGLAEALAAATSTVAQQRPGQAPPPATTPLTTAPPADPAPPGGPDTEPAATAPGGARATGRIPAYPAAERAVRALSEAVKYAQWRRQAAVPGKVPEFLDDTIDEPGAAAHIEALLGEDPDPRGRPLSPDEARELLARYGITVRPTLPAPDAEAAVAAAARLGYPVALKTTAPHLRHRADLGGVRLDLANEAALRRAYGELTELLGKPAELRPVVQAMAPRGVDTVVRATIDPAAGAVLSFGLAGAPSELLGDTAHRLVPATDRDAAELIRSIRAAPVLFGWRGSAPVDTAALEELLLRVSLLVDDHPEVVAVALEPVVVATQGLTVLGASVRLSPPPARTDLGPRRLSNY, encoded by the coding sequence ATGGAGCCCTCTGTGGAGCAGAGCCCGCATCACGCCTACCCCGGTCACTGGGAGGCCGACGTGGTGCTCCGCGACGGCGGCACCGCCCGGATCAGGCCGATCACCACGGACGACGCCGAACGGCTGGTCAGCTTCTACGAGCAGGTCTCCCCGGAGTCGAAGTACTACCGCTTCTTCGCGCCCTACCCCCGGCTCTCCGCCAAGGACGTCCACCGCTTCACCCATCACGACTACGTCGACCGGGTGGGACTCGCCGTCACGGTGGGCGGCGAGTTCATCGCCACCGTCCGCTACGACCGGATCGACGCCACGGGCCGGCCCGCCTCCGCCCCGGCCGACGAGGCCGAGGTCGCCTTCCTCGTCCAGGACGCGCACCAGGGCCGGGGCGTCGCCTCCACGCTGCTCGAACACATCGCGGCCGTCGCCCGCGAGCGCGGCATCAGGCGCTTCGCCGCCGAAGTGCTGCCCGCCAACAACAAGATGATCAAGGTGTTCCGGGACGCCGGGTACACCCAGCAGCGCAGCTTCGAGGACGGCTCCGTCCACCTCACCCTGGACCTCGAACCCACCGCCGAGTCGCTCGCCGTCCAGCGCGCCCGTGAACAGCGGGCCGAGGCGCGGTCCGTGCAGCGGCTGCTCGCCCCCGGCTCCGTCGCCGTCATCGGCGCCGGGCGCAACCCCGGCGGGGTCGGCCGCACGGTCCTGCGCAACCTCCTGGGCGCGGGCTACACCGGCCGCACCTACGCGGTGAACAGCGCCTACGCAGCCGATCAGGCCACCATCGACGGGGTACCCGCCCACCGCTCCCTCGGCGGGATCGGCGAACCGGTCGACCTCGCCGTCGTCGCCGTACCCGCCGAGCGGGTGCCCGAGGCCGTCGCGGACTGCGGGGAACACGGCGTCCAGGGGCTCGTCGTCCTGTCCGCCGGATACGCCGAGTGGGGCGCCGAGGGCCGCGAACGCCAGCGCGAACTGGTGCGCCAGGCCCGCTCGTACGGCATGCGCATCATCGGCCCGAACGCCTTCGGGGTCATCAACAACTCCGAGGCGGTCCGGCTGAACGCCTCGCTCGCCCCGGAACGGCCCGCGTCCGGGCGCATCGGCCTGTTCACCCAGTCCGGCGCGATCGGCATCGCGCTGCTCTCCGGGCTCTACCGGCGCGGAGCGGGACTCTCCACCTTCATCTCGGCCGGGAACCGCGCCGACATCTCCGGCAACGACTTCCTCCAGTACTGGTACGAGGACCCGGACACCGATGTCGCCCTGCTGTACCTCGAATCGCTCGGCAACCCCCGCAAGTTCACCCGCCTCGCCCGGCGTACCGCCGCCGTGAAGCCGGTGGTCGTGGTGAAGGGCGCCCGGCACAGCGGCTCCACCCCGCCGGGCCACGCCGTACCCATCAGCCGGATCCCGGACGCCACCGTCTCCGCGCTGATGCGGCAGGCGGGCGTGATCCGCGTCGACACGGTGACCGAGATGGTCGACGCGGGCCTGCTCCTCGCGGACCAGCCGCTCCCGGCGGGCGGCCGCGTCGCGATCCTCGGCAACTCCGAGTCCCTCGGGCTGCTCACGTACGACGCCTGCCTGGCCGAGGGGCTCCGCCCGCGTCCGCCGCGCGACCTCACCACCGCCGCCACCCCGCAGGACTTCCGGGACGCGCTGGCCGAGGCGCTGGCCGACGAGGGCTGCGACGCGGTGATCGTGACGGCGATCCCCTGGGTGGGCGAGGACGGCGAGGCCGAGCAGGGCGACGGCGAGGTGCTGGCCACCGCCCTGCACACGGCGGCCGCCGCGGGACCGGCCAAGCCGGTGGCCGTCGTCCACGTGGAGATCGGCGGCCTCGCGGAGGCCCTTGCCGCGGCCACCAGCACGGTGGCCCAGCAGCGCCCCGGCCAGGCGCCGCCCCCGGCCACGACACCGCTCACCACAGCGCCCCCGGCGGACCCCGCGCCGCCCGGCGGACCGGACACCGAGCCTGCGGCGACCGCCCCCGGGGGAGCCCGCGCCACCGGCCGGATCCCCGCGTACCCGGCCGCCGAACGCGCCGTCCGCGCGCTCTCGGAAGCCGTCAAGTACGCCCAGTGGCGACGCCAGGCGGCGGTCCCCGGCAAGGTGCCCGAGTTCCTCGACGACACCATCGACGAGCCGGGCGCCGCAGCCCATATCGAGGCCCTGCTCGGCGAGGACCCCGATCCGCGCGGCAGGCCGCTGTCGCCCGACGAGGCCCGCGAGCTGCTGGCCCGCTACGGCATCACCGTCCGGCCGACGCTGCCCGCCCCCGACGCCGAGGCGGCCGTCGCCGCCGCAGCGCGACTCGGCTACCCGGTCGCGCTGAAGACCACCGCACCCCACCTGCGCCACCGCGCCGACCTCGGCGGTGTCCGGCTGGACCTCGCCAACGAGGCGGCACTGCGCCGCGCCTACGGCGAGCTGACCGAACTGCTGGGCAAGCCAGCCGAGCTCCGGCCCGTGGTGCAGGCCATGGCGCCGCGCGGGGTCGACACCGTCGTACGGGCAACGATCGACCCGGCCGCGGGCGCCGTCCTCTCCTTCGGCCTGGCGGGCGCGCCCTCCGAGCTGCTGGGCGACACCGCCCACCGGCTGGTCCCGGCCACCGACCGGGACGCCGCCGAGCTGATCCGCTCGATCCGGGCCGCCCCGGTCCTCTTCGGCTGGCGCGGCTCGGCGCCCGTGGACACCGCGGCCCTGGAAGAACTCCTGCTCAGGGTCTCGCTGCTGGTCGACGACCACCCCGAGGTGGTCGCCGTCGCCCTGGAGCCCGTCGTGGTCGCCACCCAGGGGCTGACGGTCCTCGGGGCGAGCGTCCGGCTCTCGCCGCCCCCGGCCCGTACCGACCTCGGCCCCCGCCGGCTCTCCAACTACTGA
- a CDS encoding thymidine kinase, protein MPELVFFSGTMDCGKSTLALQIGHNRSARGLQGVIFTRDDRAGEGKLSSRLGLVTDAVEADEGMDLYAYVVARLSKGARVDYAIVDEAQFLAPDQIDQLARVVDDLEMDVFAFGITTDFRTKLFPGSQRLIELADRVEQLQVEALCWCGARATHNARTIEGEMVVEGAQVVVGDVNRAAGEVGYEVLCRRHHSRRVTAASARAGALSPDVLPVSPS, encoded by the coding sequence ATGCCCGAGCTGGTCTTCTTCTCCGGAACCATGGACTGCGGGAAGAGCACACTCGCACTCCAGATCGGGCACAACCGGTCGGCACGGGGCCTCCAGGGCGTGATCTTCACCCGGGACGACCGGGCGGGGGAGGGGAAACTGTCCTCCCGGCTGGGCCTGGTGACGGACGCGGTCGAGGCGGACGAAGGGATGGACCTGTACGCGTACGTGGTGGCCCGGCTGTCCAAGGGCGCCAGGGTCGACTACGCGATCGTGGACGAGGCGCAGTTCCTGGCCCCGGACCAGATCGACCAGCTGGCCCGCGTCGTGGACGACCTGGAGATGGACGTCTTCGCGTTCGGGATCACCACGGACTTCCGTACGAAGCTGTTCCCCGGTTCGCAGCGGCTGATCGAGCTGGCGGACCGGGTCGAGCAGCTTCAGGTCGAGGCCCTGTGCTGGTGCGGGGCCCGTGCGACGCACAACGCCCGGACGATAGAGGGCGAGATGGTCGTCGAGGGCGCCCAGGTCGTGGTCGGTGACGTGAACCGCGCGGCGGGCGAGGTCGGTTACGAGGTCCTGTGCCGCCGCCACCACTCGCGCCGGGTGACCGCCGCGTCCGCGAGGGCCGGGGCGCTGTCGCCCGACGTCCTGCCGGTGTCGCCCTCCTGA
- a CDS encoding DUF6390 family protein encodes MSAEGALLFARYAYPPNELGYCGPADAAALLRREETAGIERRARQFEGAWCYLQFLAEAAGIPDPLDVRVVEAYWIGNELLDLADPAALVERLSDRFRGQLGGTWREAAGRALAHHSFQVFEVYPWARMLGPDGNPTALSVLDRCRIRTGVVLTGGGEVATVRSRPLVWDGSGTAAGDWREETVRLAAGGRTLIDGVRPGDRVALHWDWVCDVLSDEQARRIESFEARTRGGLGLLAGQALPHASVRAR; translated from the coding sequence GTGAGTGCTGAGGGCGCGCTGCTGTTCGCGCGATACGCCTACCCGCCCAACGAGCTCGGCTACTGCGGGCCCGCCGACGCCGCCGCGCTCCTGCGCCGGGAGGAGACCGCGGGCATCGAGCGGCGGGCCCGGCAGTTCGAGGGGGCCTGGTGCTATCTCCAGTTCCTCGCGGAGGCGGCCGGGATCCCGGACCCGCTCGATGTGCGGGTGGTCGAGGCCTACTGGATCGGCAACGAGCTGCTGGACCTCGCCGATCCGGCCGCCCTGGTCGAGCGGCTGTCCGACCGGTTCCGCGGCCAGCTGGGCGGCACCTGGCGGGAGGCGGCGGGGCGGGCGCTGGCCCACCACAGCTTCCAGGTGTTCGAGGTGTACCCGTGGGCGCGGATGCTCGGGCCGGACGGGAACCCGACGGCGCTGTCCGTCCTGGACCGGTGCCGCATCCGGACGGGCGTGGTGCTCACGGGCGGCGGCGAGGTGGCGACCGTCCGGTCCCGCCCGCTGGTCTGGGACGGGAGCGGGACCGCCGCCGGTGACTGGCGGGAGGAGACGGTGCGCCTCGCGGCCGGCGGGCGGACGCTGATCGACGGCGTCCGCCCCGGTGACCGGGTGGCGCTGCACTGGGACTGGGTGTGCGACGTGCTCAGCGACGAACAGGCCCGGCGCATCGAGTCCTTCGAGGCGCGCACGCGTGGCGGGCTGGGCCTGCTCGCGGGGCAGGCGCTGCCCCACGCCTCGGTCAGAGCGCGTTGA
- a CDS encoding DUF5998 family protein, translating into MAKTGTTTQGLRAAIERSGYYPALVAEAVEAAVGGEPVASYLVHQETTFDSNEVRRHVTVLVLTDNRFVVSHTDEQNADTSSPTPYATTSTESVKLDRISSVVVSRVVANPEKYVPGTLPREVVLTIGWGAVSRIDLEPAACGDPNCEADHGYTGSSTADDLSLRVSEAGDGPDTVRQTLAFAQALSEATAATASADR; encoded by the coding sequence ATGGCTAAGACCGGTACGACGACCCAGGGGCTGCGCGCGGCGATCGAGCGCAGTGGCTACTACCCGGCCCTCGTGGCCGAGGCGGTGGAGGCCGCCGTCGGCGGGGAGCCGGTCGCTTCGTACCTGGTGCACCAGGAGACCACCTTCGACTCCAACGAGGTGCGCCGGCACGTCACCGTCCTGGTGCTCACGGACAACCGTTTCGTCGTCAGCCACACCGACGAGCAGAACGCCGACACCAGCTCCCCGACGCCCTACGCCACCACCTCGACCGAGTCGGTCAAGCTCGACCGGATCTCCTCGGTCGTGGTGAGCCGCGTCGTGGCCAACCCGGAGAAGTACGTCCCCGGCACGCTGCCCCGCGAGGTCGTCCTGACCATCGGCTGGGGCGCGGTCTCCCGGATCGACCTGGAGCCCGCCGCCTGCGGTGACCCCAACTGCGAGGCGGACCACGGCTACACCGGCAGCTCCACCGCCGACGACCTGAGCCTGCGGGTCAGCGAGGCCGGCGACGGCCCCGACACCGTGCGCCAGACCCTCGCCTTCGCGCAGGCGCTCTCGGAGGCCACGGCCGCGACCGCCTCGGCCGACCGCTGA
- a CDS encoding alkaline phosphatase family protein, with product MAQPAWQDPEPLGVDTAPVPEYGSGSLADLLPTLVAGQGVPGFTQAIAELTPADRNCVFLIDGLGWEQIRAHPDEAPFLYSLLPTSRGGTGRPITAGFPATTATSLASVGTGLPPGEHGLPGYTVRNPATGALMNQLRWRPWAEPKVWQPHPTVFTLADAAGVRTAQVSAPSFEQTPLTKVALSGGSFLGRLTGEDRMDVAAQRLAAGDRSLVYTYYSEVDGMGHRFGVDSDAWRGQLMHVDGLARRLAEQLPPRSALYITADHGMIDIPFDEQSRIDFDEDWELRAGVALLGGEGRARHVYAVPGAEADVLTVWREVLGEQFWVASRDEAVAAGWFGPRVDDRVVGRIGDVVAAAHDDVVIIASDNEPHESAMVGMHGSMTPVEQLVPLLEVRS from the coding sequence ATGGCCCAGCCGGCCTGGCAGGACCCGGAGCCGCTGGGCGTCGACACCGCCCCCGTGCCCGAGTACGGCAGCGGCTCGCTGGCCGATCTGCTGCCCACGCTCGTCGCGGGACAGGGTGTGCCGGGGTTCACGCAGGCGATCGCGGAGCTCACGCCCGCCGACCGCAACTGCGTCTTCCTGATCGACGGCCTCGGCTGGGAGCAGATCAGGGCCCATCCCGACGAGGCGCCCTTCCTGTACTCGCTGCTGCCCACCTCGCGCGGCGGCACCGGCCGCCCGATAACAGCCGGTTTCCCGGCCACCACGGCGACCTCGCTGGCCTCGGTCGGTACCGGGCTGCCCCCGGGCGAGCACGGCCTGCCCGGGTACACCGTGCGCAATCCGGCGACCGGCGCGCTGATGAACCAGCTGCGCTGGCGGCCCTGGGCGGAGCCCAAGGTCTGGCAGCCGCATCCCACCGTCTTCACGCTGGCCGACGCGGCCGGAGTGCGTACCGCGCAGGTGTCCGCGCCCTCCTTCGAGCAGACCCCGCTCACCAAGGTCGCGCTCAGCGGCGGCTCGTTCCTCGGCCGGCTGACCGGCGAGGACCGGATGGACGTCGCGGCCCAGCGGCTGGCCGCCGGTGACCGCTCGCTCGTCTACACCTACTACAGCGAGGTCGACGGCATGGGGCACCGCTTCGGCGTCGACTCCGACGCCTGGCGCGGCCAGCTGATGCACGTCGACGGACTGGCCAGGCGGCTGGCGGAACAGCTCCCGCCGCGCTCGGCCCTGTACATCACCGCCGACCACGGCATGATCGACATCCCGTTCGACGAGCAGTCCCGGATCGACTTCGACGAGGACTGGGAGCTGCGCGCCGGTGTCGCGCTGCTCGGCGGCGAGGGCCGCGCCCGCCATGTGTACGCCGTCCCGGGTGCCGAGGCCGATGTGCTGACGGTCTGGCGCGAGGTGCTCGGCGAGCAGTTCTGGGTGGCGAGCCGGGACGAGGCGGTGGCGGCGGGCTGGTTCGGTCCCCGCGTCGACGACCGGGTCGTCGGCCGGATCGGTGACGTGGTCGCCGCGGCCCACGACGACGTGGTGATCATCGCTTCCGACAACGAGCCCCACGAGTCCGCGATGGTGGGCATGCACGGTTCGATGACCCCCGTCGAGCAGCTCGTCCCGCTCCTCGAAGTACGCTCCTGA